From the genome of Candidatus Palauibacter scopulicola, one region includes:
- a CDS encoding PD-(D/E)XK nuclease family protein, giving the protein MPLNVVRAPAAAPLWGACVERFLAAGASPAEGGAAARAWIWLNHRSLRDLLFEAAHERGLPGWLDPPVTLFGELTDRFGIREKSVGLLTRRRLVSRHAARLGRRILGREPGRGDGVIRGHMLDRLFGDLLPEGVPPDELERALARLGGDDFARRRNAWAVEVYRAYLDSLEKRGFLDRRSVNARIAERIEAGGLAAAIGGARELHVYSIASPRTRRRMLEALSRQEEVNVHLYLPQESELDPFFDTLAVRIKLIGVPRAGGEDGDSAGAGAGPVTVQPAPDAAREMAWVARQVKEILAAGTEEPHRIAVVARSGRENTHRAYRALRRAGVPATARIRTPLDEIPALRALLLILRGAGRNWDYRSLRALLAHPYFDTRVDLRSIDAIAALRRVVGLESWTGALQQLRSLVENKAREIRGRGLFLDRVEKDIEAFGALREVLDPLADARSEADWIDLTLALLREDRGVFRLRRRVCDPVEERWEVVRSDQRGILLLERLLREWRELDHPDDPLPPAGWHALLGKLLQANELVLSTPGQKGVQVLEAHDAALVPFAHTFVVHANDREFPRAGGATGVFTDTERRRLAALGLPLAHRDETLRRERGLWRAVTQQAGPVCISYRTTDAGGTPLLPSLMVPSHEDAAELPRIRRPSDELDPVTPAEADRRAAFAIHGALGAPDSAERPRIAPARPERVARAIVAAAAEIHRGPGLERYPGFLLPAPAPGPGRAVHPAFRPNPWNGHLRDPDVLRELERRFHDDYRWSAGQLEAYARSPFTFLVERVLWLEGVEEAEEETTPLTFGSVAHEILERFYAEFMGRLPVALEGSVEDRLAEISDEVCAERAEKGEWLGVASLWEQTREGIVTAVRNYIGWELGHMAEKGERPFETEVGFGFDDERAMLAGTDIRGRAARLRLCGRIDRLDRDAGGTGVFHVLDYKSGKPPPAPRFDDATALQGVLYAQVMADRGYAMGSCRYRSIRSPGSPLNGGLVRFGEERYERALTMALSIPARVRAGCFEAVVSRKGGWWSWDPPREVRRSDAQLAEGHRFGDFGDEASG; this is encoded by the coding sequence GTGCCTCTCAACGTAGTTCGAGCGCCGGCTGCGGCCCCGCTGTGGGGGGCGTGTGTCGAGCGGTTTCTGGCGGCGGGCGCCTCGCCGGCCGAGGGAGGCGCGGCGGCGCGCGCGTGGATCTGGCTTAATCACCGGAGCCTGCGGGATCTGCTGTTCGAGGCCGCGCATGAACGCGGCCTCCCCGGCTGGCTCGATCCTCCCGTCACGCTTTTCGGGGAGCTGACCGACCGCTTCGGTATCCGGGAGAAGTCCGTCGGGCTCCTCACGCGGCGCCGGTTGGTGAGCCGGCACGCGGCGCGGCTGGGGCGACGGATCCTGGGGCGGGAGCCCGGCCGGGGCGACGGCGTCATCCGCGGGCACATGCTCGACCGGTTGTTCGGCGACCTGCTGCCGGAGGGCGTACCGCCGGACGAGCTGGAGCGGGCGCTGGCCCGGCTGGGCGGCGACGACTTCGCGCGCCGGCGCAACGCCTGGGCCGTGGAGGTCTACCGCGCGTATCTCGATTCGCTCGAGAAGCGCGGGTTTCTCGACCGGCGCTCGGTGAACGCCCGCATCGCGGAGCGGATCGAGGCGGGAGGCCTGGCGGCGGCGATCGGCGGCGCTCGGGAGCTGCACGTGTACAGCATCGCGAGCCCGCGCACGCGCCGCCGCATGCTCGAGGCCCTCTCCCGGCAGGAGGAGGTGAACGTCCACCTCTACCTCCCGCAGGAATCCGAACTGGACCCGTTCTTCGACACGCTGGCCGTCCGAATCAAGCTGATCGGCGTCCCCCGCGCTGGTGGCGAAGATGGGGACAGTGCCGGGGCCGGGGCCGGGCCGGTGACCGTGCAGCCAGCGCCGGACGCCGCGCGGGAGATGGCCTGGGTGGCGCGGCAGGTCAAGGAGATTCTCGCGGCGGGTACCGAGGAACCGCATCGGATCGCCGTCGTCGCGAGGTCCGGCCGCGAGAACACGCACCGCGCGTACCGGGCGCTGCGGCGGGCGGGCGTCCCCGCCACGGCCCGCATCCGGACGCCGCTGGACGAGATCCCGGCCCTCAGGGCACTCCTCCTCATCCTGCGGGGGGCGGGCCGGAACTGGGACTACCGGTCGCTGCGCGCCCTCCTCGCGCACCCCTACTTCGACACGCGCGTCGATCTGCGCAGCATCGACGCCATCGCGGCGCTCCGGCGCGTGGTGGGGCTCGAGAGCTGGACCGGCGCCCTCCAGCAGCTGCGTTCGCTCGTCGAGAACAAGGCGCGCGAGATCCGCGGGCGGGGGCTCTTCCTCGATCGTGTGGAGAAGGACATCGAGGCCTTCGGCGCTTTGCGGGAGGTGCTCGATCCGCTCGCCGACGCCCGCTCCGAGGCGGATTGGATCGACCTCACGCTCGCGCTCCTCAGGGAGGATCGCGGCGTGTTCCGGCTGAGGCGCCGCGTGTGCGACCCGGTCGAGGAACGGTGGGAGGTCGTGCGTTCCGACCAGCGCGGAATCCTCCTCCTCGAACGACTGCTGCGGGAATGGAGGGAACTCGACCACCCGGACGACCCGCTCCCGCCGGCGGGGTGGCACGCGCTGCTCGGCAAGCTGTTGCAGGCGAACGAACTCGTCCTCTCGACGCCCGGGCAGAAGGGCGTCCAGGTGTTGGAGGCGCACGACGCCGCGCTCGTGCCCTTCGCCCACACCTTCGTCGTGCATGCGAACGACCGCGAGTTCCCCCGCGCCGGGGGCGCCACGGGCGTGTTCACGGACACGGAGCGCCGCCGCCTCGCGGCCCTCGGGTTGCCGCTGGCCCACCGGGACGAGACGCTGCGCCGCGAGCGGGGCCTATGGCGCGCGGTCACGCAGCAGGCCGGCCCGGTCTGCATCAGCTACCGCACCACGGACGCGGGCGGCACGCCGCTACTTCCGTCGCTCATGGTCCCCAGTCACGAGGACGCCGCCGAGCTGCCCCGGATCCGTCGCCCCTCGGACGAGCTCGACCCCGTGACCCCCGCCGAGGCGGACCGGCGGGCCGCCTTTGCGATCCACGGGGCTCTGGGGGCTCCGGACTCGGCGGAGCGGCCGCGAATCGCGCCCGCCCGCCCGGAACGCGTCGCGCGTGCGATCGTGGCGGCGGCGGCCGAGATCCACCGCGGTCCGGGACTCGAGCGCTATCCCGGATTCCTCCTTCCGGCGCCAGCGCCGGGCCCTGGGAGGGCCGTGCACCCGGCCTTTCGGCCGAATCCATGGAACGGCCACCTGCGCGATCCGGATGTGCTCCGGGAACTGGAGCGTCGCTTCCACGACGACTATCGATGGTCCGCCGGCCAACTCGAGGCCTACGCCCGGTCTCCCTTCACCTTCCTCGTCGAACGCGTGCTCTGGCTGGAAGGCGTGGAGGAGGCGGAGGAGGAGACGACGCCCCTCACCTTCGGCAGCGTCGCGCACGAGATCCTCGAACGCTTCTACGCCGAGTTCATGGGGAGGCTTCCCGTCGCCCTGGAGGGGTCGGTCGAGGACCGCCTCGCGGAGATCTCCGATGAAGTCTGTGCCGAGCGCGCGGAGAAGGGGGAGTGGCTCGGCGTCGCCAGCCTGTGGGAGCAGACCCGGGAGGGGATTGTCACCGCCGTCCGCAACTACATCGGGTGGGAACTCGGACACATGGCCGAGAAGGGTGAACGTCCGTTCGAGACCGAGGTCGGGTTCGGCTTCGACGACGAGCGTGCGATGCTCGCGGGCACCGACATCCGCGGCCGCGCGGCCCGCCTGCGCCTCTGCGGCCGCATCGACCGTCTCGACCGGGACGCGGGCGGGACGGGGGTGTTTCACGTGCTCGACTACAAGAGCGGCAAGCCCCCGCCGGCGCCGAGATTCGATGACGCGACCGCGCTGCAGGGGGTGCTCTATGCGCAGGTGATGGCCGATCGGGGGTACGCGATGGGCAGCTGCCGGTACCGGTCCATCAGGAGTCCCGGGAGTCCCCTCAACGGAGGGCTGGTCAGATTCGGAGAGGAACGGTACGAGCGGGCGCTCACGATGGCGCTCTCCATCCCCGCCCGCGTGCGGGCCGGGTGCTTCGAGGCGGTCGTCTCGCGGAAGGGGGGTTGGTGGTCCTGGGATCCGCCTCGCGAGGTGCGCCGCAGCGACGCCCAGCTCGCCGAGGGCCACCGCTTCGGCGACTTCGGGGACGAGGCCAGTGGCTGA